A genomic window from Halobaculum sp. MBLA0147 includes:
- a CDS encoding DUF5684 domain-containing protein produces MSNGVQTLALQATDVVATGAFALQLVLAVAQLAGTWAVFSKAGHGGWKALVPVYNFYVMLQIGDNAWWWLLVLFVPIVQLYALYKIQAGVARAFGRGIGFALGLVFLGFVFYPLLGFGDAQYRDPSGVA; encoded by the coding sequence CGACGTGGTCGCGACCGGCGCCTTCGCCCTCCAACTCGTACTCGCTGTCGCACAACTGGCGGGGACGTGGGCGGTGTTCTCAAAAGCGGGTCACGGCGGATGGAAAGCTCTCGTCCCAGTGTACAACTTCTACGTGATGCTCCAAATCGGTGACAACGCGTGGTGGTGGCTCCTCGTGTTGTTCGTCCCCATCGTACAACTGTACGCACTGTACAAGATCCAGGCCGGTGTCGCTCGCGCGTTCGGCAGAGGGATCGGGTTCGCGTTGGGACTCGTGTTCCTCGGCTTCGTCTTCTACCCGCTGCTAGGGTTCGGCGACGCACAGTACCGCGACCCCAGTGGTGTTGCGTGA